One Candidatus Cardinium hertigii DNA window includes the following coding sequences:
- a CDS encoding ABC transporter substrate-binding protein produces the protein MRRNTIILISLALILGIKFWPKRASQNDKEKVLHLAMERRIQGLDPAATINICEVRVLAKAYEGLLEYHYWKRPFELTPNLAVAMPVVSEDGLTYTFTLKPGVYFQDNACFPNGKGREVTAKDFVYSLKRIADPAVQSPYFSELEPIIKGMDAFRTQLQQHKGDYGIPMEGVQALDNYTLQFTLTKPSTLFLHFLAQHFTSVVPQEAVAYYGADFVSHPVGTGPFTLEQFSPQDNKIILTKNKHFRNKFFPAVTAEESDLAEASGKQLPFVDTIIYHTLPEEQPRWLQFKEKKIDCLDVVDEYLPSVFKHKQFNPALHQAGIKLLATNRGFIGYIGFNCCQKPLDNIKLRQAISLAFDRAAFKKTFREDLGEIVHSFIPDSFVGYSETFTNPYAIYDIEKAKQYLAEAGYPGGQGLPILTISGLEHKKAQLDFFDQYMRKIGIKVEVQPYIFSELKEKLHKGNYMLIALHEYFDYPDTAAVFNILRNPYRGAMIIRDQKFNQLYDETTQKIADPAAQVSGYAQLNALATELTPALLFPSLPEYVLVNKRVKYYRPCPYNFGMEQYVDVA, from the coding sequence ATGAGACGTAATACCATCATTTTAATAAGTTTAGCCCTTATCCTAGGCATTAAATTTTGGCCTAAAAGAGCAAGTCAGAACGATAAAGAAAAGGTACTCCATCTAGCAATGGAAAGGCGTATCCAAGGATTAGACCCTGCTGCTACTATCAATATATGTGAGGTACGTGTGTTAGCAAAGGCATACGAAGGATTGTTAGAATACCATTATTGGAAACGCCCTTTTGAGCTAACGCCCAACCTAGCAGTAGCCATGCCTGTCGTTTCCGAGGATGGTTTAACCTATACTTTCACGCTTAAGCCAGGGGTATATTTTCAGGATAATGCTTGTTTCCCCAATGGAAAAGGAAGGGAAGTAACCGCAAAGGACTTTGTCTATAGTCTTAAAAGAATAGCCGATCCCGCGGTGCAATCTCCTTATTTTAGTGAATTGGAGCCAATCATTAAAGGTATGGATGCATTCCGTACGCAGCTTCAACAGCACAAGGGGGACTATGGTATCCCTATGGAGGGGGTGCAGGCATTGGATAACTATACCTTACAGTTTACCTTAACTAAACCTTCTACGCTATTTTTACATTTCTTAGCGCAACATTTTACCTCTGTAGTCCCTCAAGAAGCAGTAGCATACTATGGTGCGGACTTTGTCAGTCATCCTGTAGGGACAGGGCCCTTTACGTTGGAGCAGTTTAGCCCACAGGATAATAAAATTATCTTAACCAAGAACAAGCACTTCAGGAATAAATTCTTTCCTGCCGTTACAGCGGAAGAATCCGATTTAGCAGAAGCAAGTGGCAAGCAATTGCCTTTTGTAGATACAATTATATACCATACCTTACCAGAGGAACAACCACGTTGGTTGCAATTCAAAGAAAAAAAAATAGATTGTCTCGATGTGGTTGACGAGTACCTTCCAAGCGTTTTCAAGCATAAACAATTTAACCCAGCACTGCACCAAGCAGGCATAAAGCTCCTAGCAACAAATAGGGGCTTTATAGGTTATATAGGATTTAACTGTTGTCAAAAACCGTTAGATAATATTAAGTTACGGCAGGCCATCTCATTAGCTTTTGATAGGGCTGCTTTCAAGAAAACTTTTAGAGAAGATTTAGGGGAAATCGTACATTCTTTTATTCCTGATTCTTTCGTAGGGTATAGTGAAACATTTACCAATCCTTACGCTATTTACGATATAGAAAAAGCAAAACAATACCTAGCGGAAGCAGGTTATCCTGGCGGGCAAGGATTACCTATACTTACCATAAGTGGTCTAGAGCATAAAAAAGCCCAGTTAGATTTCTTTGATCAATACATGAGGAAAATTGGTATAAAAGTAGAAGTACAGCCGTATATTTTTTCAGAATTGAAAGAAAAACTGCACAAAGGGAATTATATGCTCATTGCCTTACATGAATATTTTGATTATCCGGATACAGCTGCCGTTTTTAACATCTTGCGCAATCCATATAGAGGTGCTATGATTATAAGAGATCAAAAATTTAATCAGCTGTATGACGAAACTACTCAAAAAATAGCAGATCCAGCAGCGCAAGTCAGCGGTTATGCGCAACTGAATGCCTTAGCAACAGAGCTTACACCTGCCCTGCTATTCCCTTCCCTTCCGGAATATGTTTTAGTTAATAAACGGGTGAAGTACTATCGGCCTTGTCCTTACAACTTTGGAATGGAGCAATACGTAGATGTAGCATAA
- the accD gene encoding acetyl-CoA carboxylase, carboxyltransferase subunit beta, translating to MSLINDNISHWFKRKKKGILTPTALKKDLPNGLWIRTPKGKIVHSKTLRENLQVVPDDGYHFRIGSKEYFSILFDDNNFTELNATLQSTDPLHFVDSKSYQERLQQAEVQTDLTEAIRTAYGRSHGLPLAIACMDFSFIGGSMGSVVGEKIARLINHCLSSQTALLIISQSGGARMMEGSFSLMQMAKTAAKLGQLAEARIPYISLLTDPTTGGITASYAMLGDINMAEPGALIGFAGPRIIRETIGKELPKGFQSAEFLLEHGFLDMIVDRRKLKVTLTQLLQMIG from the coding sequence ATGAGTTTAATTAACGATAATATAAGCCATTGGTTTAAGCGCAAGAAGAAAGGTATTCTGACTCCAACTGCCCTAAAAAAAGATTTACCCAATGGGCTTTGGATAAGGACCCCGAAAGGAAAGATTGTACATAGCAAAACACTACGGGAAAATCTACAGGTAGTACCCGATGACGGCTATCATTTTCGCATTGGTTCAAAGGAATATTTTTCAATTTTATTTGATGACAATAATTTTACAGAATTAAATGCTACGCTCCAATCTACGGATCCGCTTCATTTTGTAGACAGCAAGAGCTATCAAGAAAGATTACAGCAGGCAGAAGTGCAAACAGATTTAACTGAAGCCATACGAACCGCTTATGGACGATCACATGGCCTACCATTGGCCATTGCTTGTATGGATTTTAGTTTTATTGGAGGTTCTATGGGGAGTGTTGTAGGCGAAAAAATAGCGCGATTGATCAACCACTGTTTAAGCAGCCAAACCGCTTTATTGATCATTTCTCAATCGGGGGGGGCACGTATGATGGAAGGTAGTTTTTCACTTATGCAAATGGCTAAGACAGCGGCTAAATTGGGACAATTGGCTGAGGCAAGAATTCCTTACATTTCTCTTCTAACAGATCCCACTACAGGCGGTATTACGGCATCTTATGCTATGTTAGGGGATATCAATATGGCAGAACCAGGGGCATTAATTGGCTTTGCAGGTCCACGTATTATTCGAGAAACCATTGGAAAAGAATTACCTAAAGGATTTCAATCTGCAGAATTTCTATTGGAACATGGCTTCTTAGATATGATTGTAGATAGAAGAAAACTAAAAGTAACGCTAACGCAACTGTTACAAATGATAGGTTAA